Part of the Cercospora beticola chromosome 5, complete sequence genome is shown below.
ACAATCACCTGGAGTCACGATATTGAGGCGGGTGTAGAATCAGTGCAGATGATGCAAGTATTCAATTTCAATCACAATCGCTATATGGGTATCGTCGCTTAAATCCAATCAAAAAATGCCGTCTGCCGCCTTCTTGGCGCAGTTCAAAATCCCAACTTCCGCATCGCCTCTGCTTCCATAAATGGAAGCAAGAGCTGCAGATTCTTTCCGTCCCGTCGTCACGGTCAAGACCTCAAGATCCGATCGCTTCCCCATCACACCTCCTATCAATGTTGACGCGTGTGCGTCGACATATCACCAGCTGTGGCGTCTGGTAGGTGGCGTCCATGCCGAGCTGTCGATTAAATGTGCCGTCCATGGCACTCACTGCTGCATCTCGGCCAATATGTGATGGGCTGTCGCAAGGAGTAACGCTCAACGGCCGTCACGTCGCGTGTTCTGGCCGATGTCGATGTTCGTCGGTCTCGTGTTGACTGTGGAGGTGTACTGTACTGTGAAGCCGAGCACCAACTTTACTGAGACCGAGCTGTGGTAAGGTACTTCCTGATTGCGAGACAGTCATATGCCATGCTGAAGTCCAGGTGAGTAGCGTCAAGTCACGCTGCCAAGGTTGGTGGATCATGTGCGAATTCGTGATGACCAGTCCGCCTCACTCCTTCTTGCTCGTGCCAGAGCTGCTGcgacgcttcttcttgggctccGTCCTGCAGCTTCGCGGCTTCACGGCCACGACTGGTGGCAAAAGTGGTCGTGCCAGCCAGGCTTCGGCTTGtcgtggcggaggtggaggttcAGACAGCCAAGCCTCATCGGAGTCGTCCCCAAACAGGTCGGCGTCGCTGATGTACGCGCTGGGTCGATCGGTTGATCGCCTCGACGCGTATCCCACACATGATCCATAGGGGTCGGCGAggtttgttgttgttgttgatgcgcTACACGAGAAGCTGGGTCGGTGTGTTGATGTCGAAGTACGCGACGCAATCGACATTGCACGCGTCGGTGAGCCAGAAGGCGTGGAGCCTCGACTCGAGGCACTCGATGTGTACGAAGAcatgttgttgatgtgtCTGTCTTCCAGTTGAGTCGTTGTTATGTAGGTGAATGGTAGTGGCGATGTCTGGCGGATAGCAGGCAGTACATATAAGAGTTGGATGACTGCATTCAGGTGCTAAATATGGTAGACGGGATTGGTCGGTCAGAGGGTGTGGCGGAGGGTGAGGAATGACAAAGCCGTGTGATGTTCGAGTTGCATCCACGGGGAATGCGGACTGGCACAGAGGCGGTGATGATATATCAACCTGACTGGCAcacgagcaggagcaggcaGAAAAGTCAGTCACCGGAGGTAGATTCTCGCGTCACCCTCGTTTCGCTTCTGCCAGCACGCAGCCGCGGCGGTGGACATGACGGCGGTCAAGAGGCATCAGCCGAAAATTCCGCGGCAAGTTGTGGAGGAGTGCAAACAGCCTTTTTTCCTTCAGCCATGCATGGAGGAATTGCGACCGGGGCGTTCTGCCCACTTCCGAGCATGGCGCAAACACCGCTTTCCGACGATTCGCCTGTGACGGGCGCGCTGCCGAATCTCGGTGAGCCACCAGTCTCCTGCATCATCGCGCGTTGCGTGCGCTGACAGGCTGTGATCCGCATCGCCTCCTGGACGACCAACACATGCGACATGCGATACGTACGAGCCCGCAGACCGCACTGGATGCAGCGCGCAACGCGAGGCGGCCATGATGACTCTTCCATTGCGCCGCAGCACCGCTCTATTCCCACACGATTGCCGCTCACGGCGCCGAGGACTCTCGCTCTTTCACATGTTCGGCGAAATCAGGAAAGTCTATGGCGTTAGGGCGCCTTCCGCATGGGGTAGGCAGTCTTGGAGCGCGTGGAGAAGCGAGTGGCAGGCTTCCTGTTTCCCTAGACGCGCACCACCGCAATGCTCTCCCGAAATCTTGCTGCGGTGTACAGGAATACCCCCCAAGCATGAGCGGTCCGATGCTCCTCTCGCGCGTTGCAGCAACGCGGCCACTGTCCGCGATACGAAGCTGCCTTTCCGCAGCACGCCTGCGATACTACACCACCCTCCAGTACTGCCTCCTCTTTGGGCGACATAGGGCTCGCGCTGCTGACCGATTTAGCACGGCGGATGTTGGGGGATTACATCTTTGCTGATGACTCCTGCGTATGGATGACAGGGCAGTACGGTATCGCACAATGCCACGCCCATGCGTCATGGAAATAGCCCACCACCCCAGATACCGACGAGACAGGTTTGTTTCGCCGGACTTACCGACTCTCTGCCTCATCGATACCTGCCATCGTCGCAAGTACTCTTCTACGTACCTTTGCCTCCTGCGATCGCTCGATCGTCCGAATGCCGCCCAAGCGAGCGGAAAGCGAACGGCCGACCGTATTCTCCGCCAGCGCTGTTGTGTTCTCTTTCCAGCTCGCAACAGCTCCTCCGGCTGGCGGCGATTGAAATGCCACGCTTGTCGCTCGGCAGGATTCCCCATACTTGGGCTTGGTGGGGTATTACCCACCAACGGGTCCGAACCCTGACGGCGTTTGCCTGATCGGCGTTGCCGAATCCAGCTGGAAGGACAATCTTCCTAGGGCTGACCATATTTCATGCAGTGGCCGGAGGTGCAGCAGTGCATCCAGCCTGGATGGATGACACAGCACCGGACTCCGGTCTTCACGATCTCGCCAGCCTCGAATTCGACGCCCAGGTAGTTGACATCAGTCCCATCCTGGACCGCAGCGTGGCATATCTCTACCTCATCTCGAACTGCGGTTCCACTGTCCACCACCGACCAGAACAACAACGAGGTTTATCCGTCCGACATTCAGGCAAAATTGCAACCAGCTCAAAATGTTGAGCCCGGCGAGTTCGTCCATGATCTCACCGCTCATGGCGGTCAAGGGAATTTGACGACATCTGTCGTCTGCGATTGTCCGTTGAGAAATTGGTTGTTCAGGGATGCGCATTGGCGATGCTTCAAAATTTTCGACCTGCAAATTCTACCACTTTGGTATGGCGTGTTCAGGCTTGTGGAATTGCTTACAGACATGTCGTGTGTCATGAACTGGAAAATCATGAAAGCGACCATTGAGCAGTGCTCGATTCGAAACGTTGGCTTCGAGCAATACAACTCAACTTACGAGCATACCTGCTCACCTGGCGATCAGCCAGAAGGATGGTAGTCTGGACACGCCTGTTCAGCATCTGAGACACTGATCTTCGCGACTTGCAA
Proteins encoded:
- a CDS encoding uncharacterized protein (antiSMASH:Cluster_8), producing the protein MSSYTSSASSRGSTPSGSPTRAMSIASRTSTSTHRPSFSCSASTTTTNLADPYGSCVGYASRRSTDRPSAYISDADLFGDDSDEAWLSEPPPPPRQAEAWLARPLLPPVVAVKPRSCRTEPKKKRRSSSGTSKKE